The Salvelinus namaycush isolate Seneca chromosome 19, SaNama_1.0, whole genome shotgun sequence DNA window GGACTAATGACTCCATCTACTGACCTGCTATTTGGACTAATGGCTCCATCTACTGTCCTGCTATCTGGACTAATGGCTCCATCTACTGGCCTGCTATCTGGACTAATGGCTCCATTTACTGTCCTGCTATCTGGACTAATGACTCCATCTACTGGCCTGCTATCTGGAGTAATGGCTCCATCTACTGACCTGCTTTCTGATCTACTGACCTGTATATGAAACAAATGGCTCCATCTGCTGACCTGTATGTGAAACAAATGGCTCCATCTACTGACCTGCTATCTGGACTAATGGCTCCATCTACTGACCTGCTATCTGGACTAATGGCTCCATCTACTGACCTGCTATCTGGACTAATGGCTCCATCTACTGGCCTGCTATCTGGACTAATGACTCCATCTACTGTCCTGCTATCTGGACTAATGGCTCCATCTACTGGCCTGCTATCTGGACTAATGGCTCCATCTACTGACCTGCTATCTGGACTAATGGCTCCATCTACTGGCCTGCTATCTGGACTAATGGCTCCATTTACTGTCCTGCTATCTGGACTAATGACTCCATCTACTGGCCTGCTATCTGGAGTAATGGCTCCATCTACTGACCTGCTTTCTGATCTACTGACCTGTATATGAAACAAATGGCTCCATCTGCTGACCTGTATATGAAACAAATGGCTCCATCTACTGACCTGCTATCTGGACTAATGGCTCCATCTACTGACCTGCTATCTGGACTAATGGCTCCATCTACTGACCTGCTATCTGGACTAATGGCTCCATCTACTGGCCTGCTATCTGGACTAATGACTCCATCTACTGTCCTGCTATCTGGACTAATGGCTCCATCTACTGGCCTGCTATCTGGACTAATGGCTCCATCTACTGACCTGCTATCTGGACTAATGGCTCCATCTACTGACCTGCTATCTGGACTAATGGCTCCATCTACTGACCTGCTATCTGGACTAATGGCTCCATCTACTGGCCTGCTATCTGGACTAATGGCTCCATCTACTGGCCTGCTATCTGGACTAATGGCTCCATCTACTGACCTGCTATCTGGACTAATGGCTCCATCTACTGACCTGCTATCTGGACTAATGGCTCCATCTACTGACCTGCTATCTGGACTAATGGCTCCATCTACTGGCCTGCTATCTGGACTAATGGCTCCATCTACTGACCTGCTATCTGGACTAATGGCTCCATCTACTGACCTGCTATCTGGACTAATGGCTCCATCTACTGACCTGCTATCTGGACTAATGGCTCCATCTACTGACCTGCTATCTGGACTAATGGCTCCATCTACTGGCCTGCTATCTGGACTAATGGCTCCATCTACTGACCTGCTATCTGGACTAATGGCTCCATCTACTGACCTGCTATCTGGACTAATGGCTCCATCTACTGACCTGCTATCTGGACTAATGGCTCCATCTACTGGCCTGCTATCTGGACTAATGGCTCCATCTACTGACCTGCTATCTGGACTAATGGCTCCATCTACTGACCTGCTATCTGGACTAATGGCTCCATCTACTGACCTGCTATCTGGACTAATTACTCCATCTACTGACCTGCTATCTGGACTAATGGCTCCATCTACTGGCCTGTTATCTGTACTAATGGCTCCATCTACTGACCTGCTATCTGGACTAATGACTCCATCTACTGACCTGCTTTCTGATCTACTGACCTGTATATGAAACAAATGGCTCCATCTGCTGACCTGTATATGAAACAAATGGCTCCATCTACTGACCTGCTATCTGGACTAATGGCTCCATCTACTGGCCTGCTATCTGGACTAATGGCTCCATCTACTGGCCTGCTATCTGGACTAATGGCTCCATCTACTGACCTGCTATCTGGACTAATGGCTCCATCTACTGACCTGCTATCTGGACTAATGGCTCCATCTACTGGCCTGCTATCTGGACTAATGGCTCCATCTACTGACCTGCTATCTGGACTAATGGCTCCATCTACTGACCTGCTATCTGGACTAATGGCTCCATCTACTGACCTGCTATCTGGACTAATGGCTCCATCTACTGGCCTGCTATCTGGACTAATGGCTCCATCTACTGACCTGCTATCTGGACTAATGGCTCCATCTACTGACCTGCTATCTGGACTAATGGCTCCATCTACTGACCTGCTATCTGGACTAATGGCTCCATCTACTGGCCTGCTATCTGGACTAATGGCTCCATCTACTGACCTGCTATCTGGACTAATGGCTCCATCTACTGACCTGCTATCTGTACTAATGGCTCCATCTACTGACCTGCTATCTGGACTAATGACTCCATCTACTGACCTGCTATCTGGACTAATGACTCCATCTACTGACCTGCTTTCTGATCTACTGACCTGTATATGAAACAAATGGCTCCATCTGCTGACCTGCTATCTAGACTAATGACTCCATCTACTGACCTGCTATCTGGACTAATGAATCCATCTACTGACCTGCTATCTCGACTAATGGCTCCATTTACTGATCTGCTATGTGGACTAATGGCTCCATCTACTGACCTGCTGTTCCCCGGCTGCCGAAGACaaggatgtcgattaaggcagcccctcgCACTTCTCTGATTCAGATTGGTTAAGTTTAatgttgaaggcattcagttgtacaactgactaggtatcttcCTTTACCTTGCTATGTGGACTAATGGCTCCATCTACTGGCCTTGGCATGTATCTGATATTTGTAACAAAATAGAGCATGATATTTGAAAGAATGAGAGGACATGTTTTATTGAAAACACTGAAAAACAATTTGGTTTGAAGATAGAAAGGCAACATGTTGTATTGCAGAAGATATATAGGTATAGGCTTtgctacatagtgcactatagcCACTTAGCCAGGTGACAATAAATGAACATAGACAAACTCAGAGCCATATACTGTGTACAGTAGATCTCTTCGTATGACTCTGGGCACTCTCATTAAACACCACACATGGTTCAGGAGTAAACCAGGAGACAACTCAAGCTGCAGTCGAACAGTATCCTGCCCTCTTTCTCTGTGCTGCATCGGTTCCGGAGAAGGTCCAGGATGCTTGCTctaaggtcaggggtcagagacTGGTGGAAGTGGTCCTGGTCTGTCATGAAGTCCAGCAGCAGCTCTCCCATCTCATCCCCATTAGTGAAGCAGTCTGTGATGTCCAGGGTGTTCGGGATGAGGTGCTCGTCATACTTAAGCCCCAGCCACTCCAGATGAACCTTGATGTCTCCAGCAGACAGGTAGTCAGAGATGGACTTGGTGCAGAGCTCTTTCCTGTGGGTCTTCCACAGGGTTTCCCAGCCACTGCCAGCTGGAAATAGTATGATAGAGAACAGTGAAATAATGGAGGATATATTTGAATATTTATAACCATCTGTACAAACCCCAGGACATTGGTATACATCTGCAACCAATACTATAGGTGACTACCCTGCTAAAGAGTCTGTAGCCCATGTTACTGTATTGTATATTATACattgttactgtactgtatattatacattatatgttactgtactgtatataatacattatattactgtactgtatatacattatacgttactgtactgtatattatacattatatgttactgtactgtatataatacattatattactgtactgtatatacattataCGTTACTGTACTGCCTGTTATACATTAGATGTTACTGTATAATGAATTATATGTTACTGTACATTATACATTATATAATAATGCACTGTACATTATATAtcacatgttactgtacattatatatcacatgttactgtacattatatatcacatgttactgtacattatatatcacatgttactgtacattatatatcacatgttactgtacattatatatcacatgttactgtacattatatatcaCATGTTACCGTACATTATATATCACATGTTACCGTACATTATATATCACATGTTACCGTACATTATATATCACATGTTACCGTACATTATATATCACATGTTACCGTACATTATATATCACATGTTACCGTACATTATATATCACATGTTACCGTACATTATATATCACATGTTACCGTACATTATATATCACATGTTACCGTACATTATATATCACATGTTACCGTACATTATATATCACATCACATGTTACCGTACATTATATATCACATGTTACCGTACATTATATATCACATGTTACCGTACATTATATATCACATGTTACCGTACATTATATATCACATGTTACCGTACATTATATATCACATGTTACCGTACATTATATATCACATGTTACCGTACATTATATATCACATGTTACCGTACATTATATATCACATGTTACCGTACATTATATAtcacatgttactgtacattatataataatgcactgtacattatatatcacatgttactgtacattatatatcacatgttactgtacattatatatcacatgttactgtacattatatatcacatgttactgtacattatatatcacatgttactgtacattatatatcacatgttactgtacattatatatcacatgttactgtacattatatatcacatgttactgtacattatataataatgcactgtacattatatatcacatgttactgtacattatatatcacatgttactgtacattatataataatgcactgtacattatatatcacatgttactgtacattatatatcacatgttactgtacattatatatcacatgttactgtacattatatatcacatgttactgtacattatatatcacatgttactgtacattatataataatgcactgtacattatatatcacatgttactgtacattatatatcacatgttactgtacattatatatcacatgttactgtacattatatatcacatgttactgtacattatatatcacatgttactgtacattatataataatgcactgtacattatatatcacatgttactgtacattatatatcacatgttactgtacattatatatcacatgttactgtacattatatatcacatgttactgtacattatatatcacatgttactgtacattatatatcacatgttactgtacattatatatcacatgttactgtacattataCGCTTTATGTTAATGTGCTGTATATTATACAtatgttacagtatattatacatTATGTTACTGTATTGTATAGGGTACATTAAAtgttactgtatattatacattatatgttactgtactgtatattatacatATGTTACATTATGTCATTGTACTGTATAGTGTGTATTATATGTTACTGTACATTAAACATATGTTACTTTACTGTGTATTATATATTgttactgtactgtgtattatacattatgttactgtactgtatattatacatTATGTTACTTTACTGTGTATTATATATTgttactgtactgtgtattatacattatgttactgtactgtatattatacatTGTTACTTTACTGTGTATTATACATTGTTActgaatattatacaatataCAGTGCATCCGCAAAGtatagaccccttgactttttccacattttgttaagttaagTTATTagaaaatcgtttttttcccttttTCCTTACACATCtttgcaaatctattaaaaaaaaaaactgaaatatcacatttccttaagtgttcagaccctttagtcagtactttgttgaagtacctttggcagcaattacatcctcgagtcttcttgagtcgtattcattatttgtatttttattttacctttatttaactaggcaagtcagttaagaacaaattcttatattcaatgacagcctaggaacagttaactgccatgttcaggggcagaacgacagatttgtaccttgtcagctcggggattcaatcttgcaacctttcggttactagtccaacactctaaccactaggctagctgccgcCCCATATATATGTTATAATAATATATATGTTACTCATTATACATGATATGTTGCTGTACTGTATAGaatatgttactgtactgtaaatTTTTGAATTATATGttattgtactgtatattatatttgATATGTTgctgtactgtatattatatttgatatgttactgtactgtaactgtactgtactgtacagatatgttactgtactgtactgataattgaaatgcattccaggtgattacctcatgaagctggttgagagaatgccaagagtgccatcaaggcaaagggtggctacttcgaagaatctcaaatataaaatatattttgatttgtttaacacttttctggttactacatgattccatatgtgttatttcatagttttgatggcttctctattattttacaatgtagaaaatagtaaaaattaagaaaaaccctggaatgagtaggtgtgttcaaacttttgactggtactgtatattatacatTATATGTTACTGTATAATATACATTATATCTtactctactgtatattatacatgttaatgtctactatacattatatgttactgtactgtataatatatatattatatgttactgtactgtatattatatgcTACTATACTGTGTATTATACATTATATGTTACTGcactgtataatatatatatattatatgctACTATACTGTGTATTATACATGATATGTTACCATACTTTATATTATACATTATAtgttactgtatattatacaGTGTGTTACTGAACTGGTATACTAACCTGCTTCATGAACTATGAGCAGTTTGCTGTTTTCCTTCAGAAgattgtggaagaacttgatggTTCCTGGGTAGTCATCTACGTAGTAGAGCATCTATGGGGTTGAATAGGGATGTATGTGAGGTTGAGGATGGAAGAGAAATACTGTTATCACTTAGACTAGCGGCCAATTCTCtcactttcagatattttaaaaGGAAATCATCTCCCACATATCTCCATTTTTAAAACAAACCATAGAaagttgcaatttcagtttaatcagAAAAGACAgaataaatacaatatatatgtggttaaactcaaatatactaatggATCAAAGAAAGTTATTGGTTGTACTAGATTTTAATACAACACATAGTGTTAGgttggttaaactcaaatatactaattgattaaaaaaaggtatactctttgtaaattatatcataaataccATTTGGTGGAGTTGTCATACATGCAGCTAACTaaaacatatggaaatgtctacTCTACCtgaaattacaaccaactaattgcagcttTACCGCAAAAATGAGGAAAAGTGgaaggggaaaaagtaaggaacttgtctgtcagcCCTGCATGAAAGACCATAATTGGTTAAAGacaattgtgataaataaaaaagtataccagtttcatttaaggacaaaAAAATTGACAGccgtgccatatagattgcaaaatagttgggaagagatttttgacgtACCGATTCCATtgcaccctaaccctaacccacatggtttatgaactgatgcacaaaacgacgccggattcaaaacttagaaagatatggcaaatagaaatcaaaccggATGGAcatcataaatcaaatcaaatgttatttgtcacgtgccgaataaaacaggtgttacagtgaaatgcttacttacaagtccttaaccaacaatgtagttttaagaaaataccttccccaaaaagtaagagataagaaaaacaaataattaaagagcagcagtaaatagcaatagcggggctatattcagggggtaccggtacagagtcaatatacagggggtaccggtacagagtcaatgagcgGGGGCACCGATGTCGAGGTAATTGATGTAATTATGTACATgtcggtagagttattaaagtggctatgcatagataataacagagagtagcagtatggcttggtggtagacgctgtttagaagcctcatggacctagacttggtgctccggtaccgcttgccatgcggtagtagagagaacagtctatgactggggtgactggagtctttgacaattttctgggccttcctctgacaccgcctggtatagaggtcctggatggcatgaagcTTGACCCcggtgatatactgggccgtacgcactcccctctgtagcgccttgcggtcgtaggccgagcagttgccataccaggcagtgatgcaacccgtcaggatgctctcgatggtgcagctgtaaaaccttttgaggatctgaggacccatgccaaatcttttcagtctcccgagacGGAATAGGTTTCGctatgccctcttcatgactgtcttggtgtgcttggaccatgttagtttgttggtgatgtggatgccaaggaacttgaagctctcagctTAGTCcaatacagccccgtcgatgagaatgggggcgtgctcggtcctccttttcctgtggtctatgatcatctcctttgtcttgatcacattgagggagaggttgttgtcctggcaccacacggtcaggtctctgacctcctccgtgtctcatcgttgttggtgaacaggcctaccactgttgtgtcatcggcaaacttaacgatggtgttggagtcgtgcctggctgtgcagtcatgagtgaacagggagtacaggagaggactgattacgcacccctgaggggcccgcgtgttgagaatcagtgtggcggatgtgttgttacctacccttaccacctgggggcggcccatcaggaagtccaggatccagttgcagagggaggtgtttagtcccagggtccttagcttagtgatgtgctttgagggcattatggtgttgaacgctgagctgtagtcaatgaatagcattctcacatagatgttccttttgtccaggtgtgaaaaggcagtgtggagtgcaatagagattgcatcatctgtggatctgttggggcggtatgcaaattggagtgggtccagggtctCTGGGATAATGTTTGtgatgtgagcaatgaccagcctttcaaagcacttcatggctacagacgtgagtgctacgggttggtagtcatttaggcagggtacctttgtgttcttgggcacagggactatggtggtctgcttgaaacatgttggtattacagactcggtcagggagaggttaaaaatgtcagtgaagacacttcccagttggtcagcacatgctcagagtacacgtcctggtaatccgtctggcccagcggccttgtgaatgttgacctgtttaacttgtttgggatagggggcagcattttcacgtttggatgaaaagcgtgcccagagtaaactgcctgctactcagtcccagttgctaatatatgcataatattagtagatttggatagaaaacactctgaagtttctaaaactgtttggaagatgtctgagtataacagaactcatatggcaggcaaaaacctgagaaaaatccaaccacgaagtgggaaatctgaggtttgtagtttttcaactcttggcctatcgaatacacagtgtctatggggtcatattgcactttctaaggcttccactagatgtcaacagtctttagaacattgtttgatgcttctactgtgaagtggtgGCGAAtgagaatgagaggggattgagtaaggtctctcccagagtgccacgagctgaccatgcgcgttcattttagagttagcttgagttctattgcatttctgaagacaaaggaattctccggttggaacaatattgaagatttatgttaaaaacctcctaaagattgattctattcttcgtttgacatgtttctacggaatgtaacggaactttttggcttttcgtctgctcctagtgatcgcgcctcatatttggaatactgggctaaacgcgctaacaaaaaggaggtgtttggacataaattatgaactttatcaaacagtgcattctgatgaagatcatcaaaggtaagtgaatatttataatgttattctgacttctgttgacttcaaaacatggcggatatctttatggcttatttgggctctgagcactgtactcagattatagcatggtgtgctttttccgtaaagtttttttgaaatctgacacagcggttgcattaaggagaagtatatctttaattctgtgaataacacttgtatcttttatcaatgtttattatgagtatttctgtaaattgatgtggctctgtgcaaattcacgggatgttttggaggcaaagccaaatgtaaactgatgtttttggatataaatatgaacttgatcgaacaaaacataaatgtattgtgtaacatgttgtcccgggagtgtcatctgatgaagaatatcaaaggttagtgattcattttatccctatttctgctttttgtgactcctctctttggttggaaaatcgctgtatgctttctgtgactagttgctgacctaacataatgatatgttctgcttttgccgaaaaagcctttttgaaatcggacactgtggttgtaTTAACGagaaaatggtgtctaatacttgtatgtttgagaaatttgaattatgagatttctgttgattgaattttgcgccctggaatttcattggctgttggcgagggggtTCCGCTAGACAGGTTACTGTCtaggttttactcacatcggctgcggagagtgtgatcacacagtcgtccagaacagctgatgctctcatgcatgttttagtgttacttgcctcgaagcgagcatagaagttatttagctcgtctggtagacttgtgtcactgggcagctcgcggctgtgcttccctttgtagtctgtaatagtttgcaagccctgccacatctgacgagcgtcgaagctggtgtagtatgattagatcttagtcctgtattgatgctttgcctgtttgatggttcatcggagggcatagcgggatttcttataagcttccgggttagagtcccgctccttgaaaggggAAGCTCTACCCTtcagctcagtgcgaatgttgcctgtaatccaatCCTGTGGGGACGACggcatcaatgcacttattgatgaagccaatgactgatgtgttGTACTCCtgaatgccatcggaagaatcccagaatattttccagtctgtgctagcaaaacagtcctgtaagcttagcatctgcttcatctgaccacttttttaatgaccgagtcactggtgcttcctgcttaaatctttgcttgtaagcaggaataaggatagaattatggtcagatttgccaaatggagggcgaggcaGAGCTTTGAaagcgtctctgtgtgtggagtaaaagtggtctagagtttttttcccctctggttgcacttttaacatgctgatagaaattatataaaactgatttaagtttccctccattaaagtcccaggccactaggagctccacctctggatgagcgttttcctgtttgcttatggcagaatacagctcattgagtgcggtcttagtgccagcatcggtctgtggtggtatgtagacagctacgaaaaatacagatgaaaactctctaggtagatagtgtggtctacagtttatcttGAGATATTCTTCCTCAGgggagcaaaacctcgagacttccttagatattgtgcaccagctgttgtttacaaatatacatagcccgccgccccgtgtcttaccagaggctgccgATAGAGTGTCTAACCCGCCAGCAGTATGTtgttaatgtcgtcgttcagtcaCAACTCggggaaacataagatattacagtttttaatgtctaaTTGGTAGGATATATATTACACCATGAgatgttaatcatgaaacatacaacccccgcccttcttctttccggagagatgtttattcctgtcagTGCTACGCACAAAgaatccaggtggctgtaccgactccaaCGTCATATCCCGAgaaagccatgtttccgtgaaacagagtatgttacaatccctgatgtctctctagaAAGAAACTCTTGCCCTGATTTCATCGagcttgttatctagagactggacattagcgagtaatatactcagaagcggtgggtggtgtgcgcacttccgaagtctgaccagaagaccACTCCGTCTACCTCTTCTCTGGCAGCGTTGTTTTGgctcagcctctggaatcagttcaaatgccctgggtaGTTCGGACAAAGGATCCTCTCCGGGAAAGTCGTATTTCTGGTtgtagtgctggtaagttgacgccGCTCTGATATctaatagttcttcccggctgtatgcaatagcacttaagattttctgggctagcaatgtaagaaataatacacaaaaaaacaaaatactaaggactagaagcgaggcagccctctGTCGGCGCCATTGTTGACTGGTTAAGATCACTGGGGTATTTCCACAGCAACTTCAAGCCTTTCACCTGAATCATGTGTATTAACTAAAGCCGTTTACCTGAATAATTTGTATATAGTCAAGCCGTTTACCTGAATCATGTGTATATAGTCAAGCCTTTTACCTGAATCATGTGAATATAGTCAAGCCTTTTACCTGAATCATGTGAATATAGTCAAGCCGTTTACCTGAATCATGTGAATATAGTCAAGCCTTTTACCTGAATCGTGTGAATATAGTCAAGCCTTTTACCTGAATcgtgtgtatatagtcaagccGTTTACATGAATAATTTGTTTATAGTCAAGCCGTTTACCTGAATCATGTGAATATAGTCAAGCCTTTTACCTGAATCATGTGTATATAGTCAAGCCTTTTACCTGAATCCTGTGAATATAGTCAAGCCTTTTACCTGAATCATGTGAATATAGTCAAGCCTTTTACCTGAATCATGTGAATATAGTCAAGCCTTTTACCTGAATCATGTGAATATAGTCAAGCCTTTTACCTGAATCATGTGAATATAGTCAAGCCTTTTACCTGAATCATGTGAATATAGTCAAGCCTTTTACCTGAATCATGTGAATATAGTCAAGCCTTTTACCTGAATCATGTGAATGAAGTCAAATCTTTTGATCTCTCTTTTGTCTTTGACCTGTTTCTCATATTCTCCACACGTCATGGTGTGCCAAGAGAACGGGATCTTCTGAAGGCTGGGAGTCTTTTTCACTAACGCTACAAAACAGTTACAAgacaaacaggcaaaacatctaGTGAGAGTATTTGATCAAAGTCATGATGATTAAATACACAGACTCTGTATGGTATCACAATAACTCCTGGAACAGATGACAATGCAGACGTGAATCTGTAGCTCTTTGACCTGTAGCTCTTTGACCTGTAGCTCTTTGACCTGTAGCTCATTgacctcaatcaatcaatcaattttattttatatagcccttcgtacatcagctaatatctcgaagtgctgtacagaaacccagcctaaaaccccaaacagctagtaatgcaggtgtagaagcacggtggctaggaaaaactccctagaaaggccaaaacctaggaagaaacctagagaggaaccaggctatgaggggtggccagtcctcttctggctgtgccgggtggagattataacagaacta harbors:
- the LOC120064048 gene encoding histamine N-methyltransferase-like isoform X2, with protein sequence MLLTAAAMNTVNPAGYEGRYVQGFQFYLKHSEEHKAILEYVDKVLPGEFTRIGEGKSKMDVLGVGSGGGELDAHILSILQSKLPATPLTADIVEPSIQLTDNFKALVKKTPSLQKIPFSWHTMTCGEYEKQVKDKREIKRFDFIHMIQMLYYVDDYPGTIKFFHNLLKENSKLLIVHEAAGSGWETLWKTHRKELCTKSISDYLSAGDIKVHLEWLGLKYDEHLIPNTLDITDCFTNGDEMGELLLDFMTDQDHFHQSLTPDLRASILDLLRNRCSTEKEGRILFDCSLSCLLVYS
- the LOC120064048 gene encoding histamine N-methyltransferase-like isoform X1, which translates into the protein MNTVNPAGYEGRYVQGFQFYLKHSEEHKAILEYVDKVLPGEFTRIGEGKSKMDVLGVGSGGGELDAHILSILQSKLPATPLTADIVEPSIQLTDNFKALVKKTPSLQKIPFSWHTMTCGEYEKQVKDKREIKRFDFIHMIQMLYYVDDYPGTIKFFHNLLKENSKLLIVHEAAGSGWETLWKTHRKELCTKSISDYLSAGDIKVHLEWLGLKYDEHLIPNTLDITDCFTNGDEMGELLLDFMTDQDHFHQSLTPDLRASILDLLRNRCSTEKEGRILFDCSLSCLLVYS